In Citrobacter sp. RHB25-C09, the following proteins share a genomic window:
- a CDS encoding ABC transporter ATP-binding protein has translation MAQLSLQHIQKIYDNQVHVVKDFNLEIEDKEFIVFVGPSGCGKSTTLRMIAGLEEISAGDLLIDGKRMNDVPAKARNIAMVFQNYALYPHMTVYDNMAFGLKMQKIDVKIIDERVNWAAQILGLREYLKRKPGALSGGQRQRVALGRAIVREAGVFLMDEPLSNLDAKLRVQMRAEISKLHQKLNTTMIYVTHDQTEAMTMATRIVIMKDGIVQQVGAPKQVYNQPANMFVAGFIGSPAMNFIRGAIDGNKFVTETLKLTIPEDKLAVLKAKGYEHKAIVMGIRPEDIHPDSNNENSVAAKISVAELTGAEFMLYTTIGGHELVVRAGAVNDYHAGENITIHFDMAKCHFFDAETEFAI, from the coding sequence ATGGCACAGCTCTCGTTGCAGCATATCCAGAAAATTTACGACAACCAGGTTCATGTCGTGAAAGACTTCAACCTGGAGATAGAAGACAAAGAGTTCATCGTTTTCGTCGGCCCGTCAGGTTGCGGTAAATCGACCACGCTGCGCATGATTGCCGGTCTGGAAGAGATCAGCGCCGGCGATCTGCTGATCGACGGCAAACGGATGAACGACGTCCCGGCGAAGGCGCGTAATATCGCGATGGTATTTCAGAACTACGCGCTGTACCCGCATATGACCGTTTACGACAACATGGCGTTCGGTCTGAAGATGCAAAAGATCGACGTAAAAATTATCGACGAACGCGTCAATTGGGCAGCGCAAATTCTGGGGTTACGCGAGTACCTGAAGCGTAAACCGGGGGCATTGTCTGGTGGTCAACGTCAGCGCGTGGCGCTGGGGCGCGCCATCGTGCGCGAAGCGGGCGTGTTTTTGATGGACGAACCGCTTTCGAACCTCGATGCAAAACTGCGCGTCCAGATGCGCGCGGAAATCAGCAAACTGCATCAAAAGCTGAACACCACCATGATTTACGTCACTCACGATCAGACCGAAGCAATGACCATGGCAACGCGGATCGTGATCATGAAAGACGGCATTGTTCAGCAGGTTGGGGCACCAAAACAGGTGTATAACCAGCCGGCAAATATGTTCGTCGCCGGTTTTATCGGTTCTCCGGCAATGAATTTTATTCGCGGCGCGATCGACGGAAATAAGTTTGTTACCGAAACGCTTAAATTAACGATTCCGGAAGATAAGTTAGCGGTATTAAAAGCGAAGGGATACGAGCATAAAGCGATCGTTATGGGGATCCGTCCCGAGGATATTCATCCTGATTCAAACAATGAAAATAGCGTGGCGGCAAAAATCAGCGTCGCGGAACTGACGGGCGCAGAATTTATGCTTTACACCACTATTGGGGGGCACGAGTTGGTGGTACGTGCCGGGGCCGTAAATGATTATCATGCAGGAGAAAATATCACCATTCATTTTGATATGGCGAAATGCCATTTCTTCGACGCAGAAACGGAATTTGCCATATAA
- the pgmB gene encoding beta-phosphoglucomutase, which translates to MKPQAVVFDLDGVITDTAHLHFQAWQRIAADIGVEIDEVFNDSLKGISRQESLRRILRHGGKAEAFGEQECEALAARKNALYVHSLRDLNVESILPGIRQLLCDLRAQQIGIGLASVSLNAPTILQALEIADFFDYCADAEQVARSKPDPAIFIAACRGLGVQPEACIGIEDAQAGIEAINACGMRSVGIGSSLTGAGLLLPTTEFLTWPCLSAFWQHDK; encoded by the coding sequence ATGAAACCACAGGCCGTTGTCTTTGATTTAGATGGTGTCATTACTGACACCGCACACCTGCACTTCCAGGCATGGCAGCGAATCGCCGCTGACATTGGGGTCGAAATCGACGAGGTTTTCAATGACAGCCTGAAGGGCATAAGCCGTCAGGAATCGTTGCGCCGAATTTTGCGCCACGGTGGGAAAGCGGAGGCCTTCGGTGAGCAGGAGTGTGAGGCTCTGGCTGCGCGCAAAAATGCGCTGTATGTGCATTCGCTACGCGATCTGAACGTTGAGTCGATCCTGCCGGGCATTCGTCAACTCCTTTGTGATCTGCGGGCACAGCAAATTGGCATCGGCCTGGCGTCGGTATCGCTCAATGCGCCAACCATTTTACAGGCGCTGGAGATCGCTGACTTTTTCGATTACTGCGCCGATGCAGAGCAGGTCGCACGTTCAAAGCCGGACCCGGCGATCTTCATTGCCGCCTGTCGTGGGCTTGGCGTGCAGCCGGAGGCGTGCATTGGCATTGAAGACGCGCAGGCAGGTATCGAGGCAATCAACGCCTGCGGAATGCGCTCTGTGGGTATCGGTTCGTCCTTAACGGGAGCGGGGCTTCTGCTACCGACAACCGAATTTCTGACGTGGCCGTGCTTATCGGCTTTCTGGCAACACGACAAGTAA
- a CDS encoding glycoside hydrolase family 65 protein, whose translation MSKPELLSEAAFCPHSLNKYASLMATGNGYLGIRATHEEAYTQQTRGMYLAGLYHRAGKGEINEIVNLPDVIGVDIQLNGTHFSLLSGTSERWQRVLNFASGELQRSVIWRAPDGARFAIESRRFVSAVQLPLMGLQLSITPLDADATVSISTGIDATITNHGRQHLDERQVRVFGQHLLQGIYTTQDGRNDIAITTWCKIAGDAQSCFTAKERRLLQHNSAQVKQGERLTLEKLTWVEWTCGRDVSLDTWARQGRQALEKCATQGYDTLMAKSAQNWEDWWQRCRVEVQSDNEADQRALDYALYHLRTMTPAHDERSSIGAKGITGEGYKGHIFWDTEVFLLPFHLFTQPTVARNLLRYRWHNLPGAREKARRNGWQGALFPWESARSGEEETPEFAAINIRTGLRQKVASALAEHHLVADIAWAIVAYWQATGDEQFMRREGLTLLLETARFWISRTIEVNGRLEIHDVIGPDEYTEHVNNNAFTNYMAHYNVTQALHFARRFGCTDDAFLSRADYFLQHLWRPAVGEDGVLPQDDSFLSKPSIDLTPYKAKAGKQTILLDYSRAEVNEMQILKQADVVMLTYMLPELFSRDVCMANLHFYEPRTIHDSSLSKAIHGIVAARCTDAEQAYQYWHEGTLIDLGDDPHSCDDGIHAAATGAIWLGAIQGFAGLSVHEGQLHLNPALPQGWQQLRFPLRWQGSEMLISLSRQTAIVKSSLPVTLYMNGSQLTISGEQTFALRDFIMPSNGTATSHKEGE comes from the coding sequence ATGAGTAAGCCAGAGTTGTTATCCGAAGCGGCTTTTTGCCCGCATAGCCTGAATAAGTACGCTTCTCTTATGGCGACAGGCAATGGCTATCTGGGGATCCGCGCCACGCATGAAGAGGCTTATACCCAGCAAACACGCGGCATGTATCTTGCCGGGTTATATCATCGGGCAGGCAAAGGTGAAATTAACGAAATCGTCAATTTGCCGGATGTGATTGGCGTCGACATTCAACTGAATGGCACCCATTTTTCTCTACTCAGCGGTACGTCTGAACGCTGGCAGCGAGTGCTTAATTTCGCCAGCGGTGAATTGCAGCGCTCGGTGATCTGGCGCGCTCCGGATGGCGCACGTTTCGCTATCGAAAGCCGTCGCTTTGTCTCTGCAGTGCAGCTACCGCTGATGGGGCTGCAATTGTCGATCACGCCGCTCGATGCAGATGCAACGGTGTCAATTTCCACTGGTATTGACGCAACCATCACCAACCACGGCAGACAGCATCTGGATGAACGGCAGGTGCGGGTGTTCGGCCAGCATTTGCTGCAAGGGATCTACACCACTCAGGATGGCCGCAACGATATCGCTATCACAACCTGGTGTAAGATCGCTGGTGATGCCCAGTCCTGCTTTACGGCAAAAGAACGTCGGCTTTTGCAGCACAACAGTGCGCAGGTCAAACAGGGAGAACGTCTGACTCTGGAGAAGCTGACATGGGTGGAATGGACATGTGGACGCGACGTTTCGCTGGACACCTGGGCCAGACAGGGGCGTCAGGCGCTGGAAAAATGCGCCACTCAGGGGTACGACACCCTGATGGCGAAGTCTGCCCAAAATTGGGAAGACTGGTGGCAGCGTTGCCGGGTCGAAGTGCAAAGCGACAACGAAGCCGATCAGCGTGCGTTGGACTATGCGCTTTACCATCTGCGGACGATGACCCCCGCCCATGACGAACGCAGCAGCATTGGCGCGAAGGGCATAACCGGCGAAGGCTATAAGGGGCATATCTTCTGGGATACTGAAGTCTTTTTACTGCCGTTCCATCTTTTTACACAGCCAACTGTTGCACGGAACTTATTGCGCTACCGCTGGCACAACCTGCCGGGCGCGCGTGAAAAGGCGCGCCGCAACGGCTGGCAGGGCGCGCTATTTCCGTGGGAAAGCGCCAGAAGCGGTGAAGAAGAGACGCCGGAATTTGCGGCGATCAACATTCGCACCGGGCTACGGCAAAAGGTTGCGTCCGCGCTGGCGGAACACCATCTGGTCGCGGATATCGCCTGGGCAATTGTCGCCTACTGGCAGGCAACCGGTGATGAACAGTTCATGCGCCGGGAAGGGTTAACGCTATTGCTGGAAACGGCACGGTTCTGGATCAGTCGCACAATAGAGGTGAATGGTCGCCTGGAAATCCACGATGTTATCGGCCCGGACGAATACACCGAGCATGTGAATAACAACGCCTTCACCAATTATATGGCGCATTACAACGTCACCCAGGCGCTGCACTTTGCGCGTCGTTTCGGCTGTACGGACGACGCGTTTCTCAGTCGCGCCGACTATTTTCTTCAGCATCTCTGGCGACCAGCTGTGGGAGAAGATGGTGTACTGCCGCAGGATGACTCGTTTCTCAGCAAGCCGTCGATTGATCTCACACCGTACAAAGCAAAAGCGGGCAAACAAACCATCCTGCTGGATTATTCGCGCGCAGAAGTCAACGAGATGCAGATCCTGAAACAGGCCGATGTTGTGATGCTCACCTATATGCTGCCGGAACTATTTTCCCGGGATGTCTGCATGGCGAACCTGCACTTTTATGAGCCACGCACCATTCATGATTCTTCGCTGAGTAAAGCTATTCACGGTATTGTCGCCGCGCGCTGCACAGACGCGGAACAGGCGTATCAATACTGGCATGAAGGAACACTGATTGACCTTGGCGACGATCCGCATAGCTGTGATGACGGCATACACGCAGCGGCGACGGGGGCTATCTGGCTGGGCGCAATTCAGGGCTTTGCCGGTTTGAGCGTACATGAAGGGCAGTTACACCTTAATCCCGCTTTACCGCAAGGCTGGCAGCAATTGCGTTTCCCGCTGCGCTGGCAGGGAAGTGAGATGCTGATTTCACTGAGTCGTCAGACGGCGATCGTCAAAAGCTCACTGCCGGTGACGCTGTACATGAATGGAAGCCAACTGACGATTTCAGGTGAACAGACCTTTGCATTGCGCGATTTTATTATGCCCAGCAATGGGACCGCTACCAGCCACAAGGAGGGTGAATGA
- a CDS encoding Gfo/Idh/MocA family oxidoreductase: MKSALTSSPLRVAIIGAGQVADKVHASYYCTRDDLELVAVCDSRLSQAQALAEKYGHAQVWDDPQQMLQSVKPDIVSVCSPNRFHFEHTMLALEAGCHVMCEKPPAMTPEQALEMCNTARRMGKVLAYDFHHRFALDTQLLREQVTAGVLGEIYVTNARALRRCGVPGWGVFTNKALQGGGPLIDLGVHMLDAAMYVLGFPLVKRVTAHSFQKIGTQKNNGQFGKWDPSTYTVEDSLFGTIEFHNGSILRLETSFALNIPEQSIMNVSFCGDKAGATLFPAQVYTDRNGELEMLAQREHADDNRHYRSMEAFVNHVQGEPVTIADAEQGFVIQQLVAALYQSAETGMCIEL; encoded by the coding sequence GTGAAAAGTGCACTGACAAGCTCGCCGCTGCGTGTCGCCATTATTGGCGCAGGACAAGTGGCGGATAAGGTTCATGCTTCGTACTACTGCACCCGCGACGATCTGGAACTGGTGGCTGTCTGTGACAGCCGCCTGTCTCAGGCTCAGGCGCTGGCAGAGAAATACGGTCATGCGCAGGTCTGGGACGATCCGCAGCAAATGCTGCAAAGCGTAAAGCCGGACATCGTTAGCGTGTGTTCGCCCAACCGTTTTCACTTTGAGCACACCATGCTGGCGCTGGAAGCGGGCTGTCACGTGATGTGCGAGAAGCCACCGGCCATGACCCCAGAACAGGCGCTGGAGATGTGCAACACCGCCCGCCGCATGGGGAAAGTATTGGCCTACGATTTCCATCATCGCTTTGCGCTTGATACGCAACTGCTGCGTGAACAGGTGACGGCGGGCGTGTTGGGCGAGATCTATGTGACCAACGCCCGCGCGCTGCGTCGCTGCGGTGTTCCCGGCTGGGGAGTGTTCACCAATAAAGCACTTCAGGGCGGCGGTCCGCTGATCGACCTTGGTGTACATATGCTGGATGCGGCGATGTATGTGCTGGGCTTCCCGCTGGTGAAACGGGTGACCGCGCACAGCTTCCAGAAAATTGGTACGCAGAAAAATAACGGCCAGTTCGGTAAGTGGGATCCGTCAACCTACACCGTAGAGGATTCGCTCTTCGGCACCATTGAATTTCATAACGGGAGTATTCTTCGACTTGAAACTTCGTTTGCACTGAATATTCCAGAACAATCAATAATGAACGTGAGTTTCTGTGGCGATAAAGCGGGCGCAACGCTGTTCCCGGCGCAGGTGTATACCGATCGCAACGGTGAGCTGGAGATGCTCGCCCAGCGAGAGCATGCGGACGACAATCGCCATTATCGCAGCATGGAGGCATTCGTGAACCATGTTCAGGGCGAACCGGTCACGATCGCGGATGCGGAGCAGGGGTTTGTGATTCAGCAACTGGTTGCTGCGTTGTACCAATCCGCCGAAACAGGGATGTGTATTGAATTATGA
- a CDS encoding sugar phosphate isomerase/epimerase: MKIGTQNQAFFPENILEKFRYIKEMGFDGFEIDGKLLVNHLDEVKAAIKETGLPVTTACGGYDGWIGDFIEERRLNGLKQIERILEALAEVGGQGIIVPAAWGMFTFRLPPMTSPRSLAGDRQMVSDSLRYLDKVAERTGTVVYLEPLNRYQDHMINTLADARRYIVENDLKHVQIIGDFYHMNIEEDDMGKALHDNRDLLGHVHIADNHRYQPGTGTLNFKQLFDQLRADNYQGYVVYEGRVRAENLPEAYRQSLTWLRTC, encoded by the coding sequence ATGAAAATTGGCACACAGAATCAGGCATTCTTTCCAGAGAATATTCTGGAAAAATTTCGTTATATCAAAGAGATGGGTTTTGATGGTTTTGAGATCGACGGCAAACTGTTGGTCAACCATCTTGACGAAGTGAAAGCAGCGATCAAAGAAACCGGTCTGCCCGTCACCACGGCTTGTGGCGGCTACGATGGCTGGATTGGTGACTTTATTGAAGAGCGTCGTCTGAACGGCCTGAAGCAAATCGAGCGTATCCTTGAGGCGCTGGCCGAAGTCGGCGGGCAGGGCATCATCGTTCCGGCCGCCTGGGGCATGTTTACTTTCCGCCTCCCGCCGATGACCTCGCCGCGTAGTCTGGCGGGCGATCGCCAGATGGTGAGCGACTCTTTGCGCTATCTCGATAAAGTCGCGGAACGTACCGGCACGGTGGTGTACCTCGAGCCGCTGAATCGCTATCAGGATCATATGATCAACACCCTGGCAGACGCGCGTCGTTACATTGTGGAAAACGACCTGAAGCATGTGCAGATCATCGGCGACTTCTATCACATGAATATCGAAGAAGACGACATGGGGAAAGCGTTGCACGACAATCGCGATCTGCTGGGACATGTGCATATTGCTGACAATCACCGCTATCAGCCGGGGACCGGTACCCTGAATTTCAAACAGCTGTTTGATCAGCTGCGGGCGGATAATTACCAGGGATACGTGGTGTACGAAGGGCGCGTTCGGGCGGAGAACCTGCCTGAAGCCTACCGTCAGTCATTGACCTGGCTGCGCACCTGCTAA
- a CDS encoding zinc-binding alcohol dehydrogenase, which produces MKKLVATAPRVAALVEYEDRAIEAHEVRIRVQFGAPKHGTEVVDFRAASPFIDEDFNSEWQMFMPRPEGAPRGIEFGKFQLGNMIVGEIVECGSSVTEYAVGDSVCGYGPLSETVIINAVNNYKLRKMPQGSSWKNAVCYDPAQFAMSGVRDANVRVGDFVVIVGLGAIGQIAVQLAKKAGASVVIGVDPIAHRCDIARRHGADFCLNPIGTDVGMEIKKLTGKQGADVIIETSGYADALQSALRGLAYGGTISYVAFAKPFAEGFNLGREAHFNNAKIVFSRACSEPNPDYPRWSRKRIEETCWELLMNGYLNCEDLIDPVVTFANSPESYMQYVDQHPELSIKMGVTF; this is translated from the coding sequence ATGAAAAAGTTAGTTGCAACCGCACCGCGCGTCGCGGCGCTGGTGGAATATGAAGACCGCGCGATTGAAGCTCATGAAGTGCGCATCCGCGTACAGTTTGGCGCGCCGAAACACGGTACGGAAGTGGTGGATTTTCGCGCCGCCAGCCCGTTTATCGATGAGGATTTTAACAGTGAGTGGCAGATGTTTATGCCACGTCCAGAAGGTGCGCCGCGTGGCATCGAATTCGGCAAGTTTCAACTGGGCAATATGATCGTCGGCGAGATCGTCGAATGTGGCAGCAGCGTTACTGAGTATGCCGTGGGTGATAGCGTCTGCGGATACGGACCGCTGTCAGAAACGGTAATTATCAACGCCGTCAACAACTACAAGCTGCGCAAAATGCCGCAAGGCAGTTCCTGGAAAAATGCGGTGTGCTACGACCCGGCGCAGTTTGCGATGAGCGGTGTGCGTGACGCTAACGTGCGTGTGGGTGATTTCGTGGTGATTGTGGGACTGGGCGCGATTGGCCAGATCGCAGTGCAACTGGCGAAAAAGGCCGGTGCTTCGGTGGTTATCGGCGTCGATCCTATCGCACATCGCTGCGACATTGCTCGCCGTCACGGTGCTGACTTCTGCCTTAACCCCATTGGCACTGATGTAGGTATGGAGATCAAAAAGCTCACCGGCAAGCAGGGCGCGGATGTGATCATTGAAACCAGCGGCTACGCCGATGCGCTGCAATCGGCGCTACGCGGACTGGCCTATGGCGGCACCATCTCTTATGTCGCTTTTGCGAAACCATTCGCTGAAGGCTTCAACCTGGGTCGTGAGGCGCATTTTAACAACGCCAAAATCGTCTTTTCACGCGCCTGTAGCGAACCAAACCCAGATTATCCACGCTGGAGTCGCAAACGCATCGAAGAAACCTGTTGGGAACTGCTGATGAACGGTTATCTGAACTGTGAAGACCTGATCGACCCGGTGGTGACGTTCGCGAATAGCCCGGAAAGCTATATGCAGTATGTCGACCAGCATCCGGAACTGAGTATCAAAATGGGCGTCACTTTTTAA
- a CDS encoding carbohydrate ABC transporter permease, translating to MATNKRKLGRVGFYCGLIVFLIITLFPFFVMLMTSFKSAKEAISLHPTLLPQQWTLEHYVDIFNPLIFPFVDYFRNSMVVSVVSSVVAVFLGTLGAYALSRLRFKGRMTINASFYTVYMFSGILLVVPLFKIITALGIYDTEMALIVTMVTQTLPTAVFMLKSYFDTIPDEIEEAAMMDGLNRLQIIFRITVPLAMSGLVSVFVYCFMVAWNDYLFASIFLSSASNFTLPVGLNTLFSTPDYIWGRMMAASLVTALPVVIMYALSERFIKSGLTAGGVKG from the coding sequence ATGGCAACAAATAAACGTAAGCTCGGGCGCGTGGGTTTTTACTGCGGACTCATTGTCTTTCTGATCATCACGCTGTTTCCGTTTTTTGTAATGCTGATGACCTCATTCAAGAGCGCAAAAGAGGCCATTTCGCTACACCCCACATTGCTGCCGCAGCAGTGGACGCTGGAACACTATGTCGACATTTTCAACCCGCTGATTTTTCCGTTTGTGGATTATTTCCGTAACAGCATGGTGGTGTCCGTCGTGTCCTCGGTTGTGGCGGTATTTCTGGGAACGCTTGGCGCTTACGCGCTATCACGCCTGCGCTTTAAAGGGCGGATGACCATCAACGCCAGCTTTTACACGGTGTACATGTTCTCCGGGATCCTGCTGGTGGTGCCGTTGTTCAAAATCATCACTGCATTGGGGATTTACGACACCGAAATGGCGCTGATCGTCACCATGGTCACGCAGACGCTACCAACAGCGGTATTCATGCTGAAAAGCTACTTCGACACCATTCCGGACGAGATTGAAGAGGCGGCGATGATGGACGGACTGAACCGGCTGCAAATTATCTTCCGCATTACCGTACCGCTGGCGATGTCCGGGTTGGTATCGGTCTTTGTCTACTGCTTTATGGTGGCGTGGAACGACTACCTGTTTGCCTCGATATTCCTCTCCAGCGCCAGCAATTTCACGTTGCCGGTTGGGTTGAACACCCTGTTCAGTACGCCAGATTACATCTGGGGACGCATGATGGCGGCCTCGCTGGTGACGGCACTACCTGTCGTGATTATGTATGCGCTTTCCGAACGATTTATTAAGAGTGGTTTGACCGCTGGTGGCGTGAAGGGCTAA
- a CDS encoding sugar ABC transporter permease → MSRIFSGRSDMPFALLLLAPSLLLLGGLVAWPMISNIEISFLRLPLNPRIDATFVGLSNYIRILSDPGFWHSLWMTVWYTALVVAGSTVLGLGVAMFFNREFRLRKTARSLVILSCVTPSISLVFAWKYMFNNGYGIVNYLGVDLLHLYDQAPLWFDNPGSSFVLVVLFAIWRYFPYAFISFLAILQTIDKSLYEAAEMDGANAWQRFRIVTLPAIMPVLATVITLRTIWMFYMFADVYLLTTKVDILGVYLYKTAFAFNDLGKAAAISVVLFIIIFAVILLTRKRVNLNGNK, encoded by the coding sequence ATGAGCCGCATTTTTTCCGGTCGATCTGATATGCCATTCGCGCTGCTGCTCCTGGCGCCCAGCCTGCTGTTGCTGGGCGGCCTGGTGGCCTGGCCAATGATATCAAATATCGAAATCAGCTTTCTGCGTCTACCGCTGAACCCGCGCATTGACGCCACGTTTGTTGGGTTGAGCAACTATATCCGTATTCTTTCCGATCCGGGCTTCTGGCACTCGCTGTGGATGACGGTGTGGTACACCGCGCTGGTCGTGGCGGGGAGTACGGTATTAGGGCTGGGCGTGGCGATGTTCTTCAATCGCGAGTTCCGGCTGCGTAAAACAGCACGTTCGCTGGTGATCCTCTCCTGCGTGACGCCGTCGATCTCGCTGGTATTTGCCTGGAAGTACATGTTCAACAACGGCTACGGCATTGTGAACTATCTCGGGGTGGATCTGCTGCACCTCTACGATCAGGCACCGCTGTGGTTCGACAATCCAGGCAGTAGTTTCGTACTGGTGGTGTTGTTCGCCATTTGGCGTTACTTCCCGTACGCATTTATATCGTTCCTGGCGATTTTACAGACCATTGATAAATCGCTGTACGAAGCGGCGGAGATGGATGGCGCGAACGCCTGGCAACGGTTTCGTATCGTCACATTACCCGCGATTATGCCCGTGCTGGCAACGGTGATTACGCTCCGCACGATCTGGATGTTCTACATGTTCGCCGACGTTTATCTGCTGACCACTAAAGTCGACATCCTCGGCGTCTATCTCTACAAAACGGCATTTGCATTTAATGACTTAGGCAAAGCAGCGGCAATTTCCGTCGTGCTGTTCATCATTATATTCGCCGTCATTTTGCTGACCAGAAAACGGGTAAACCTCAATGGCAACAAATAA
- a CDS encoding ABC transporter substrate-binding protein — protein sequence MLKTKIVLLSALVSCALISGCKDDKATHVSIEFIHSSVEQERQAVITTLIERFEKANPDITVKQVPVEEDAYNTKVITLARSGSLPEVIETSHDYAKVMDKEQLIDRNAVTNVIQAVGENAFYDGVLRIVRTEDGSAWTGVPVSAWIGGIWYRKDLLANAGLGEPKNWEDLLTVAKKLNDPSHKKYGIALPTAESVLTEQSFSQFALSNKANVFDAQGNITLDTPEMSRALDYYRELAANTMPGSNDIMEVKDAFMNGTAPMAIYSTYILPAIIKEGDPQNIGFVVPTEKTPAVYGMLTSLTITNGQKEEETAAAEKFVAFMELADNIADWVMMSPGAALPVNKAVVTTKTCQDNSVIKALGELPAQLIAELPNIQVFGAVGDKNFTRMGDVTGSGVVSSMVHNVTVGKTDLSSTLQESQKKLDDLIKPR from the coding sequence ATGCTTAAAACGAAAATTGTGCTGTTATCAGCACTGGTTTCCTGCGCCCTGATTTCAGGTTGCAAGGATGATAAAGCCACCCATGTATCGATTGAGTTTATACACTCTTCTGTTGAACAGGAGCGTCAGGCCGTTATTACAACGCTTATTGAGCGTTTCGAAAAGGCAAACCCTGACATTACGGTGAAACAGGTGCCCGTAGAGGAAGATGCCTATAACACCAAAGTGATTACTCTCGCCAGAAGCGGTTCACTGCCAGAGGTGATCGAAACCAGCCATGACTACGCCAAGGTGATGGACAAGGAGCAGTTGATTGACCGGAATGCAGTGACGAACGTAATCCAGGCCGTGGGGGAAAATGCGTTTTACGATGGCGTGTTGCGTATTGTGCGTACCGAGGACGGCAGTGCGTGGACCGGCGTTCCCGTTAGCGCCTGGATCGGCGGTATCTGGTATCGCAAAGACCTCCTGGCGAACGCCGGCCTGGGCGAGCCAAAAAACTGGGAGGATCTGCTGACCGTTGCCAAAAAACTCAACGATCCGTCACATAAGAAATACGGTATTGCGCTGCCTACGGCGGAAAGCGTGCTGACCGAGCAATCCTTTTCACAGTTTGCATTATCCAACAAAGCCAACGTCTTTGACGCACAGGGGAATATTACCCTCGATACGCCGGAAATGAGCCGGGCACTGGATTATTACCGCGAACTGGCAGCCAATACCATGCCTGGCTCCAATGACATCATGGAAGTCAAAGATGCCTTTATGAACGGTACGGCGCCGATGGCTATCTATTCCACCTACATCCTCCCGGCGATTATCAAAGAGGGCGATCCACAGAATATTGGTTTTGTCGTGCCAACAGAAAAAACGCCTGCGGTCTACGGGATGTTGACTTCGCTGACGATTACCAATGGTCAAAAAGAGGAAGAAACCGCCGCGGCAGAAAAATTTGTCGCCTTTATGGAACTGGCCGACAACATTGCCGACTGGGTGATGATGTCGCCGGGTGCCGCGCTACCAGTCAATAAAGCGGTGGTGACAACCAAAACCTGTCAGGACAACAGCGTGATTAAAGCGTTGGGCGAACTGCCTGCGCAACTGATTGCAGAACTGCCGAATATTCAGGTTTTCGGTGCGGTAGGGGATAAAAACTTCACTCGCATGGGGGATGTGACCGGGTCTGGCGTGGTGAGCAGCATGGTGCATAACGTCACGGTAGGGAAAACCGATCTCTCTTCAACGCTTCAGGAAAGCCAGAAAAAGCTGGATGACCTGATTAAGCCGCGTTAA